Proteins co-encoded in one Ralstonia sp. RRA genomic window:
- a CDS encoding YqaA family protein encodes MEQSINWLLTTLALPNVGLPAIFIVSFVSATLLPLGSEPAVFAYIKLNPDMFWPAIIVATIGNTLGGVVDWWMGYAAKLALVKYHLARRRRQHDAEHTQHVAHPQRHREPPLDKKYFRWMRRIGPVSLLVSWLPGIGDPLCTLAGWLRLSFWPSVMYMAIGKFLRYVAMTTALMYLPDSFWQGIFGWIKGLLM; translated from the coding sequence ATGGAACAGTCGATCAATTGGCTTCTCACCACCCTGGCTCTGCCCAACGTAGGGCTGCCCGCCATCTTCATCGTCAGCTTCGTTTCAGCGACGCTGCTGCCGCTGGGCTCTGAGCCTGCGGTCTTCGCCTACATCAAGCTCAACCCTGACATGTTCTGGCCGGCCATCATCGTGGCCACCATCGGCAACACGCTGGGCGGTGTGGTGGACTGGTGGATGGGCTATGCGGCCAAGCTGGCCCTGGTGAAGTACCACCTCGCGCGTCGCCGCCGCCAGCACGATGCGGAGCACACCCAGCACGTGGCGCACCCGCAGCGCCACCGTGAGCCGCCGCTGGATAAAAAGTACTTCCGCTGGATGCGCCGCATCGGGCCCGTGTCGCTGCTGGTGTCGTGGTTGCCGGGCATTGGCGATCCGCTCTGCACGCTCGCCGGCTGGCTGCGCCTGTCGTTCTGGCCCAGCGTGATGTACATGGCCATTGGCAAGTTCCTGCGCTACGTGGCCATGACCACCGCGCTCATGTACCTGCCCGACAGCTTCTGGCAGGGCATCTTCGGCTGGATCAAGGGCCTCCTGATGTGA
- a CDS encoding AidA/PixA family protein, giving the protein MSVSEPSSHHDASAPVVDVLLVFDTSMLLARHPDASLRAEAPTLTDADGCYLLAPAVDELTARNDGRLRIIAPVGAHVRLRSSTLAMRAEHLAVVSGFHPADEDVLSDARLVIKDDVELTVPPSSETGAFVRRPAIDYYWQSRVRAHGTVDAQLDAILTDRAGETIGCFRWSIVVDVTAP; this is encoded by the coding sequence ATGTCTGTCTCGGAACCGTCTTCCCACCATGACGCATCTGCCCCCGTGGTGGATGTGCTGCTCGTGTTCGACACGTCCATGCTGCTCGCCCGCCATCCCGACGCGAGCTTGCGTGCAGAGGCGCCAACGCTGACCGACGCTGACGGCTGCTACCTGCTCGCGCCCGCTGTGGATGAACTGACCGCCCGCAATGACGGCCGCCTGCGGATCATTGCGCCCGTGGGGGCGCACGTGCGTCTGCGCTCGTCCACGCTGGCCATGCGCGCAGAACATCTTGCCGTGGTCTCGGGTTTTCATCCGGCGGATGAAGATGTGCTGTCGGATGCCAGATTGGTCATCAAAGACGATGTGGAGCTGACGGTGCCGCCTTCCAGCGAGACCGGCGCGTTCGTGCGCCGCCCCGCGATCGACTACTACTGGCAGAGCCGCGTGCGTGCGCATGGCACGGTAGACGCCCAGCTTGATGCCATCCTGACCGACCGTGCCGGCGAAACCATCGGTTGCTTCCGCTGGAGCATCGTCGTCGACGTCACCGCGCCCTGA
- a CDS encoding nucleoside recognition domain-containing protein, translating into MALNLVWLAFFLVAFVTACVQVVQGDMDVFSRMLTAMFDAARTGFEIALGLTGMMALWLGIMRVGERAGVVDLFARLVNPLMRHLFPSVPAGHPANGAMMMNVSANVLGLDNAATPLGLQAMRELQQVNPQPQRASDAQLMFVVLNTAGVTLVPTSVIAIRQAMAVKQGLVGFNAADIFLPTLLSTFIGFCAGIAAVAWYQRINLFKPTLLAYFGGFVVAMGLMFAWLHQFPPQQMAAWIGLIGAGSILAIVVAFLACGAIRRINVYETFVDGAKDGFQVAIGIVPYLVAVLVGIAVFRAAGCMDVLMQGLSAVFSHLGIDTRFVPALPVGLMKTLSGAGARGLMVDVMTTYGVDSFQGKLAAIIQGSTETTFYVLAVYFGSVGIKDTRYALACGLWADLIGLIGAVFIAYLFFG; encoded by the coding sequence GTGGCTCTGAACCTCGTCTGGCTGGCTTTCTTCCTCGTTGCCTTCGTCACGGCCTGCGTACAGGTCGTGCAGGGCGATATGGACGTTTTCTCCCGCATGCTGACCGCCATGTTTGATGCCGCACGCACCGGCTTCGAGATCGCGCTCGGCCTGACCGGCATGATGGCGCTGTGGCTGGGCATCATGCGCGTGGGCGAACGTGCCGGGGTGGTCGACTTGTTTGCCCGGCTGGTGAACCCGCTGATGCGGCATCTGTTCCCCTCTGTACCCGCCGGCCACCCGGCCAACGGCGCGATGATGATGAACGTGTCGGCCAACGTGCTGGGCCTGGACAACGCCGCCACGCCGCTCGGCCTGCAGGCCATGCGCGAGCTGCAGCAGGTCAACCCGCAGCCGCAGCGCGCCAGTGACGCCCAACTGATGTTCGTGGTGCTCAACACGGCGGGCGTGACGCTGGTGCCGACGTCCGTCATCGCCATCCGACAGGCCATGGCGGTCAAGCAGGGGCTGGTCGGCTTCAACGCGGCAGACATCTTTTTGCCAACGCTTCTGTCCACCTTCATTGGCTTCTGCGCGGGCATCGCGGCGGTGGCGTGGTACCAGCGCATCAACCTGTTCAAGCCGACGCTGCTGGCGTATTTCGGCGGCTTTGTCGTGGCGATGGGGTTGATGTTTGCTTGGCTGCACCAGTTTCCGCCGCAGCAGATGGCGGCCTGGATCGGGCTGATCGGCGCCGGGTCCATCCTCGCCATCGTGGTGGCATTCCTGGCGTGCGGGGCAATTCGCCGCATCAACGTCTACGAGACCTTCGTGGATGGCGCCAAGGACGGCTTCCAGGTCGCCATCGGCATCGTGCCGTACCTGGTGGCGGTGTTGGTAGGCATCGCCGTGTTTCGCGCAGCCGGCTGCATGGATGTGCTGATGCAGGGGCTCTCGGCCGTGTTCTCGCATCTCGGCATCGACACGCGTTTTGTACCGGCGCTGCCCGTGGGGCTGATGAAGACGCTCTCCGGCGCCGGCGCGCGGGGCCTGATGGTGGACGTGATGACCACCTACGGCGTCGACTCCTTCCAGGGCAAGCTGGCCGCCATCATCCAGGGTTCCACCGAAACCACGTTCTACGTGCTGGCGGTGTACTTTGGCAGCGTCGGCATCAAGGACACGCGCTACGCGCTGGCCTGCGGGCTGTGGGCCGATCTGATCGGACTGATCGGCGCCGTGTTCATCGCCTATCTGTTCTTCGGCTGA
- a CDS encoding ion channel — protein MGTKAFFSRLPRTGGRRGRKVWSGTQQVIAYGMPSLGWRDIYHHALEVNWSTFFGILAGLFLTLNAVFAGLYSLGDAAIANQSPAGFAGAFFFSVETLATVGYGDMHPQTLYAHVIATLEIFIGMSGIAMATGLVFARFSRPRAKIMFAQNAVVRPLNGKMTLMVRAANARQNVIAEATAKLRLLQDERSPEGYSIYRIRDLHLERSEHPIFLLGWVMMHVIDETSPLYNATPESLAAGDALLMLTISGSDETAAQTLQARNAWRHDEIRWGYRYVDLMRDDENGVTHVNYDNFHKIVPVDVPAEEPAQAQ, from the coding sequence ATGGGCACCAAGGCGTTCTTTTCCCGGTTGCCGCGCACGGGCGGGCGCCGGGGCCGCAAAGTCTGGTCCGGCACCCAGCAGGTCATCGCTTATGGCATGCCGTCGCTGGGCTGGCGCGATATCTATCACCATGCGCTGGAGGTCAACTGGTCGACCTTCTTCGGCATCCTGGCGGGGCTCTTCCTGACCCTCAACGCCGTGTTTGCGGGGTTGTATTCGCTGGGCGACGCGGCCATCGCCAATCAATCGCCAGCAGGCTTTGCGGGGGCGTTCTTCTTCAGTGTCGAAACGCTCGCCACCGTGGGCTATGGCGACATGCACCCGCAGACGCTGTACGCACACGTCATCGCCACGCTGGAGATCTTCATCGGCATGTCGGGCATCGCCATGGCAACGGGGCTGGTGTTTGCACGGTTCTCGCGCCCGCGCGCCAAGATCATGTTTGCGCAGAACGCCGTCGTGCGGCCGCTCAACGGCAAGATGACGCTGATGGTGCGGGCGGCCAATGCGCGCCAGAACGTCATCGCCGAGGCCACCGCCAAGCTGCGTCTGCTGCAGGATGAGCGCTCGCCCGAGGGCTACTCGATCTACCGCATCCGCGATCTGCATCTGGAGCGCAGCGAGCATCCGATCTTCCTGCTCGGCTGGGTCATGATGCACGTGATCGACGAGACGAGCCCGCTGTACAACGCCACCCCCGAGTCCCTCGCTGCCGGCGATGCACTGCTGATGCTCACCATCTCGGGCTCGGACGAAACCGCCGCGCAAACCTTGCAGGCCCGCAACGCCTGGCGACACGACGAGATCCGCTGGGGCTACCGCTACGTCGACCTGATGCGTGATGACGAGAACGGTGTCACGCATGTGAACTACGACAACTTCCACAAGATCGTGCCGGTGGATGTGCCAGCCGAGGAGCCGGCCCAGGCACAATGA
- a CDS encoding inclusion body family protein, with amino-acid sequence MSRITDVLVSIDTEAILKQYGKNNSQGNPPNIDARYVYMTVTQGQAISGQAGGELNIAAAVGDVIRWRETSLSLSFEQSCIFYKFVGNQGGDLISPPALREAEVVVPVPNPGDPSKYKTQKVSNFYWTCDTLKVGHVTYHFQFMIVDRSGALCGCYQWDPFITIRNA; translated from the coding sequence ATGTCTCGAATTACCGATGTGCTGGTCAGCATTGATACGGAAGCCATTCTCAAGCAGTACGGCAAGAACAACAGCCAGGGCAATCCGCCCAACATCGACGCCCGTTACGTCTACATGACGGTCACGCAAGGCCAGGCCATCAGCGGCCAGGCGGGCGGCGAGCTGAACATCGCGGCGGCCGTTGGTGACGTGATCCGCTGGCGCGAGACGTCGCTGTCGCTGAGCTTCGAGCAGAGCTGCATCTTCTACAAGTTCGTCGGCAATCAGGGCGGCGACCTGATCTCGCCGCCGGCACTGCGCGAGGCTGAAGTGGTGGTGCCTGTGCCGAACCCGGGGGATCCGAGCAAGTACAAGACGCAGAAGGTGTCGAACTTCTACTGGACCTGCGACACGCTCAAGGTGGGCCACGTGACGTACCACTTCCAGTTCATGATCGTGGACCGCAGCGGCGCACTGTGCGGCTGCTATCAGTGGGATCCGTTCATCACCATCCGCAACGCCTAA